In Acidobacteriota bacterium, a genomic segment contains:
- the pnp gene encoding polyribonucleotide nucleotidyltransferase has translation MELKQSVQLGGVEFSIETGKVAKQADGAVIVRYGDTVVLVAVVGTKPREGINFFPLTVEYREYGYAAGRIPGNYFRREGRPSEKETLTSRLIDRPIRPLFTKGYNSETQVIAFVLSADENYDSDVLAITGASAALYLSDIPLETPIAGVRVGLIEDRFIVNPTYDQTRASPLNLIVAGSEEAIVMVEAGASEVAEDVMVEALMFGHNEIKKLCRLQREMYQKLGIVKREVVKPELDQAMLSEIETRITDGLRDALDTTKHGKLESYTLVDKLKDETVSAYPEEEPDKRKMAGKIFDHLKEKIFREDILNRRHRPDGRRFNQIRPISIEVGWLPRAHGSALFTRGETQAIVTATLGTSEDVQYMDDLEKGEIKRRFLLAYNFPHFSVGETGRTGSTSRREYGHGALARRALEPLLPAEADWPYITRVVSDITESNGSSSMASVCGGSLALMDAGVPLKAPVAGVAMGLVMEGNKYAILTDIAGAEDHYGDMDFKVTGTRTGITALQMDIKVTGINAQILADALQQAKDGRLYILEKMDAAIAEPRAEISKYAPRILTVQIPIDKIREVIGPGGKIIRGLVEKTGCKIDVEDTGRINIASANLEKAEACKRLIEEITAVPEVNKTYLGTVQRIADFGAFVEIMPGTDGLLHVSEIADYRVQNVRDELTEGQQLLVKVINVDPSGKIRLSRKAVLRDERGETGEEERQPDSDRDGGGDRPPRDDRPRDDRGPRPPRPGGDRDRRPPRGPRR, from the coding sequence ATGGAGTTGAAGCAATCAGTTCAGCTAGGGGGAGTAGAGTTTTCGATTGAGACCGGCAAAGTCGCCAAGCAGGCCGATGGCGCTGTGATAGTTCGTTATGGAGACACAGTGGTTCTGGTAGCCGTGGTCGGCACGAAGCCCCGCGAGGGCATAAATTTTTTCCCGCTCACGGTTGAATACCGCGAGTACGGTTACGCGGCCGGGCGCATTCCCGGCAACTACTTTAGACGCGAAGGTCGTCCGTCCGAGAAAGAGACGCTGACTTCGAGGCTAATCGACCGGCCGATCCGGCCATTGTTCACCAAGGGATACAACAGCGAAACACAGGTGATAGCCTTCGTGCTTTCGGCCGATGAGAACTACGACTCCGACGTCCTTGCGATAACCGGAGCGTCAGCCGCGCTTTACCTTTCGGACATCCCGCTCGAGACACCAATCGCCGGCGTTCGCGTGGGGCTGATCGAGGATCGTTTCATAGTCAATCCCACCTACGATCAAACACGTGCTTCACCGTTGAATCTGATCGTCGCGGGGTCCGAAGAGGCGATCGTGATGGTGGAAGCGGGCGCGAGCGAAGTCGCCGAAGACGTGATGGTCGAAGCGCTGATGTTCGGCCACAACGAAATAAAGAAGCTGTGCCGGCTTCAGAGAGAAATGTATCAGAAGCTCGGCATCGTCAAGCGCGAAGTTGTTAAGCCCGAACTCGATCAAGCGATGCTGTCGGAGATCGAAACCCGAATCACTGACGGCTTGCGCGATGCGCTCGACACAACAAAACACGGCAAGCTTGAAAGCTATACGCTGGTTGACAAACTGAAAGACGAAACCGTTTCGGCTTATCCCGAGGAGGAGCCGGACAAACGAAAGATGGCCGGAAAGATCTTCGATCATTTGAAGGAGAAGATTTTCCGCGAGGACATTCTGAATCGTCGTCATCGTCCTGACGGCCGCCGGTTCAACCAGATCCGGCCGATCTCGATCGAGGTCGGTTGGCTCCCACGTGCGCACGGTTCGGCGTTGTTCACCCGCGGTGAGACTCAGGCAATCGTCACCGCCACCTTGGGCACCAGCGAAGACGTCCAGTATATGGACGACTTGGAAAAAGGCGAGATCAAGCGCCGTTTCCTGCTTGCCTATAACTTTCCGCATTTCTCAGTTGGCGAGACTGGCCGCACGGGCTCGACAAGTCGCCGCGAGTACGGCCACGGCGCGCTTGCTCGCAGGGCGCTCGAGCCGCTGCTTCCCGCGGAAGCAGACTGGCCCTATATCACGCGCGTTGTTTCCGATATCACCGAATCGAATGGTTCCAGCTCGATGGCATCGGTGTGCGGAGGCTCGCTTGCGTTGATGGATGCAGGCGTCCCGCTGAAAGCTCCAGTCGCCGGCGTTGCGATGGGACTGGTGATGGAAGGCAACAAATACGCGATTTTGACCGACATCGCCGGCGCTGAAGATCACTACGGCGACATGGACTTCAAGGTCACGGGAACGCGCACGGGTATCACAGCGCTGCAGATGGATATCAAAGTCACGGGCATAAACGCTCAGATTCTCGCCGACGCCTTGCAGCAGGCGAAGGATGGGCGTCTCTACATTCTGGAAAAGATGGATGCGGCCATTGCGGAGCCGCGCGCTGAAATCAGCAAGTATGCTCCGCGAATCCTTACGGTTCAGATTCCGATCGACAAGATTCGCGAGGTCATTGGGCCGGGCGGTAAGATAATTCGCGGCCTGGTCGAAAAAACCGGCTGCAAGATCGACGTTGAAGACACTGGTCGCATCAACATTGCCTCGGCCAATCTCGAGAAAGCCGAGGCTTGCAAGCGCTTGATCGAAGAGATCACCGCTGTCCCCGAGGTGAACAAAACTTATTTGGGCACAGTCCAGCGCATCGCAGACTTTGGGGCGTTTGTCGAGATCATGCCGGGCACCGACGGCTTGTTGCATGTCTCCGAGATTGCTGATTACAGAGTGCAGAACGTTCGCGACGAGCTTACAGAAGGCCAGCAGTTGCTGGTGAAAGTGATCAACGTCGATCCATCGGGCAAGATACGATTATCACGCAAGGCAGTGCTGAGAGATGAGCGCGGCGAAACAGGTGAAGAAGAGCGCCAGCCTGACTCTGATCGCGACGGCGGCGGAGATCGTCCGCCTCGGGATGATCGTCCACGGGATGATCGGGGTCCGCGCCCGCCGCGACCCGGCGGTGACCGCGACCGGCGTCCGCCTCGCGGTCCGCGACGATAA
- the rpsO gene encoding 30S ribosomal protein S15 gives MALAKEAKTEVIGQYKTHPTDTGSPEVQVALLTQRINGLMEHFKAHVKDNHSRRGLLKMVSQRRRLLDYLRRKNADRYREVINRLGIRK, from the coding sequence GTGGCTTTGGCTAAGGAAGCTAAGACCGAAGTGATCGGTCAATACAAGACGCACCCTACTGACACCGGCTCGCCTGAAGTTCAGGTTGCCCTGCTTACGCAGCGTATCAACGGCCTCATGGAGCACTTCAAAGCTCACGTCAAAGACAATCATTCGAGGCGAGGTCTGTTGAAGATGGTCAGCCAGCGGCGGCGCTTGTTGGATTATCTGAGGCGTAAGAACGCCGACCGTTACCGAGAAGTCATCAACCGTCTGGGTATAAGAAAATAG
- a CDS encoding SPOR domain-containing protein, with protein sequence MHWRLFLFSTAVLMLIGPAIALAGSDPAVPYTLQVAAFPTTDLADRFAVKLVRAGERPFCATVELQARGYWTRVFVGLFSTSEAARRYGENLVGRGVVDEFLVRRADPNQAVTRPRRVTGSDPEALASVARHKPPSTRHAVSAENFILSPAAAKGASLPESARNATLRVRPVAAARETYASPATPLPDFRASALGLAPRIDTGLIPRPEPVTLALRLVVGEVRPYRVESRNRGGLWITGDTAEGLARLRWIVGAENAQLIKLDPDGRVQLDRRLLANTGGLGPSRAGDAVQVAKHIWSNEGLLLLVQLAEGRYRYRLHTGRQVPTLGKIITISGSINLDTNFDSRINRYRKDGKKLAVEQPPEGFDSLVAMNPDARWYNLSSNYWVQTGAITFHELAEAYAKIELGLDYLDQGSQPGAHALAIERERRLKSQRPSADIVLTAGSNRVLRTEKEVRLFYAEGPAGVSQR encoded by the coding sequence ATGCACTGGCGGCTCTTTCTCTTCTCAACGGCGGTGCTCATGTTGATAGGCCCGGCAATCGCGCTTGCCGGTTCAGATCCAGCCGTTCCTTACACATTGCAAGTTGCTGCGTTCCCTACCACGGATCTCGCCGATCGTTTCGCCGTTAAGCTGGTTCGAGCCGGAGAGCGTCCATTCTGCGCAACTGTAGAGCTACAAGCACGCGGGTACTGGACCAGGGTATTTGTAGGACTATTCTCGACCAGCGAAGCGGCGCGCCGTTACGGCGAGAACCTGGTGGGGCGTGGCGTCGTCGACGAGTTTCTGGTTAGGCGAGCGGACCCGAATCAGGCGGTCACTCGACCCAGACGCGTCACTGGCAGCGACCCGGAAGCGCTGGCCTCAGTCGCCCGGCATAAACCACCAAGCACGCGCCACGCGGTGAGCGCTGAGAACTTCATCTTGAGTCCAGCGGCTGCCAAGGGGGCTTCACTGCCAGAGAGCGCTCGGAATGCGACGCTCAGAGTTCGACCGGTCGCGGCGGCGCGCGAGACGTATGCTTCTCCTGCTACACCGCTGCCCGATTTCAGAGCATCGGCACTTGGTCTCGCGCCCCGTATTGATACAGGGCTTATACCCAGGCCGGAACCGGTCACACTGGCGCTGAGGCTCGTCGTCGGTGAAGTGCGACCTTACCGGGTTGAATCCAGGAATCGAGGCGGCCTTTGGATAACCGGCGACACCGCCGAGGGACTGGCGCGCCTACGATGGATCGTCGGCGCAGAGAATGCCCAGTTGATCAAGCTCGATCCCGATGGACGCGTACAACTGGATAGAAGGTTGTTGGCGAACACGGGCGGCCTCGGCCCGTCTCGGGCGGGTGATGCTGTACAAGTGGCAAAACATATCTGGTCAAATGAAGGACTGCTTCTCCTGGTTCAACTCGCGGAAGGGCGTTACCGTTACCGCCTTCACACAGGCCGGCAAGTTCCAACGCTGGGAAAGATCATAACCATCAGCGGAAGCATAAACCTGGACACGAACTTCGACAGCCGCATCAATCGTTATCGAAAAGATGGCAAGAAGCTCGCTGTAGAGCAGCCGCCTGAAGGATTTGACTCGCTTGTGGCCATGAATCCCGACGCGCGTTGGTACAACCTGAGCAGCAACTACTGGGTTCAAACTGGTGCGATAACCTTTCATGAACTCGCGGAAGCATATGCCAAGATCGAGCTTGGTCTTGACTATCTGGATCAGGGTTCGCAGCCGGGCGCCCATGCTCTTGCGATCGAACGCGAGCGCCGCTTGAAATCGCAGCGGCCCAGCGCCGACATCGTCCTGACCGCCGGATCAAACCGAGTGTTGAGGACCGAAAAGGAGGTTCGCCTCTTCTACGCGGAAGGTCCTGCCGGGGTCAGCCAGCGGTAG
- a CDS encoding GAF domain-containing SpoIIE family protein phosphatase yields the protein MPHEGTIETLIGAVRKVSSSLDLDEVLDTIFDSIKELINYSAAVIYVMDPRSGEVHEFKTRGYAPQSISEDFLATGSGIIGWVIRNRTGEIVDDVKRDARYVKVRAETGSEIAAPIIRADGRVIGVINLEADVVNGYGQRDLELLTMFASLAAAAIDHTLLYRQVMRQRRVESELELARKVVEGLMPRSFPLIEGFDIYGTTISFREVGGDYLDFIDSISDRLVVLVADVSGKGLAAALIMVAFRAYFHATVINELAMRVVMSRVNRLVHDTTDGERFITCFYGLIDPEHKRLLYISAGHNPPLLLRGDGTSELLTQGGLPLGLFETSRYSESVVEFRSGDILVLYTDGVVEARNQLDEEFGVEGLEKVVRASSDRRAHEIVKAITTAVDEHSVEVGGPEDDLTVSVIKVK from the coding sequence ATGCCTCACGAGGGAACAATCGAAACACTCATAGGAGCAGTTCGAAAAGTCAGCAGCTCGCTTGACCTCGACGAAGTGCTCGACACGATTTTCGATTCGATCAAGGAACTCATCAACTACTCGGCTGCCGTGATCTACGTCATGGACCCGCGGAGCGGCGAAGTTCACGAATTCAAGACTCGCGGATACGCGCCGCAATCAATATCCGAAGACTTTCTCGCAACCGGCAGCGGCATAATCGGCTGGGTGATTCGAAACCGAACAGGCGAAATCGTCGACGATGTGAAGCGCGACGCGCGTTACGTCAAGGTGCGAGCCGAGACCGGCTCCGAGATAGCCGCGCCCATCATTCGCGCCGATGGCAGGGTCATCGGCGTCATCAATCTCGAAGCCGATGTGGTCAACGGTTACGGTCAGCGCGACCTTGAACTGCTGACGATGTTCGCGTCGCTCGCGGCTGCAGCGATCGACCACACGCTGCTTTACCGCCAGGTGATGCGCCAGCGCCGAGTCGAGAGCGAGCTCGAGCTTGCGCGCAAAGTAGTCGAGGGCCTGATGCCGCGCTCGTTCCCGCTGATCGAGGGCTTCGACATCTACGGCACAACGATCTCGTTCCGCGAGGTTGGAGGCGACTACCTTGATTTCATCGACTCGATCTCGGACCGGCTGGTTGTTCTGGTAGCGGACGTATCCGGCAAGGGGCTGGCGGCGGCATTGATTATGGTCGCGTTCAGGGCTTACTTTCACGCGACGGTAATCAACGAGCTGGCGATGCGAGTGGTGATGTCCCGCGTCAACCGGCTGGTCCACGACACAACCGACGGAGAAAGGTTTATCACTTGTTTTTACGGCTTGATCGATCCCGAGCACAAACGCTTGCTGTACATCAGCGCCGGTCACAATCCGCCGCTGCTGTTGCGCGGCGACGGGACCAGCGAACTGCTGACCCAAGGCGGTCTGCCGTTGGGCCTATTCGAGACCTCGCGCTATTCGGAATCGGTGGTCGAGTTCCGCTCGGGCGACATCCTGGTGCTGTACACGGATGGAGTTGTCGAAGCTCGGAATCAGCTCGATGAAGAATTCGGCGTGGAAGGGCTCGAAAAAGTAGTGCGCGCATCAAGCGACCGGCGCGCCCACGAAATCGTGAAGGCAATAACAACCGCCGTGGACGAGCACTCTGTTGAGGTGGGCGGCCCCGAAGATGACCTGACAGTGTCGGTAATCAAAGTGAAATAG